One window of the Lactobacillus sp. PV034 genome contains the following:
- the infC gene encoding translation initiation factor IF-3 codes for MPRNLILNEDIRAREVRLIGEDGQQVGVVSKNEALNKAADAGLDLVLISPNAKPPVARVMDYGKYRFEQQKKAKENRKNQKVMAVKEIRLSPTIEGNDFDTKLKHVRKFLGKGAKVRVSIRFRGRAITHKELGKEVLEKMADQVSDISTVTTRPKMEGRSMFLMLAPLSKKDKKKK; via the coding sequence ATTCCAAGAAATCTAATCTTAAATGAAGATATCCGCGCACGTGAAGTTCGTTTGATTGGTGAAGATGGCCAACAAGTAGGTGTTGTATCTAAGAACGAAGCGTTGAATAAAGCAGCTGATGCTGGTTTAGATTTGGTTCTAATTTCCCCAAATGCCAAGCCACCTGTTGCACGAGTTATGGACTATGGTAAGTACAGATTCGAACAACAAAAGAAGGCCAAGGAAAACCGTAAGAACCAAAAGGTAATGGCTGTTAAGGAAATTCGTTTAAGTCCAACCATTGAAGGAAATGACTTCGATACTAAATTGAAGCATGTACGTAAATTCTTGGGTAAAGGCGCTAAAGTTAGAGTTTCAATTCGCTTTAGAGGCCGTGCCATTACTCATAAGGAATTGGGTAAAGAAGTACTGGAAAAAATGGCTGATCAGGTTAGTGATATCTCAACTGTTACCACAAGACCTAAGATGGAAGGTCGTTCCATGTTTCTAATGCTTGCTCCTTTGAGTAAGAAAGACAAAAAGAAAAAGTAG
- the rpmI gene encoding 50S ribosomal protein L35, translating into MPKQKTHRASAKRFKRTANGGLKRHHAYTGHRFHGKTKKQRRHLRKAAMVSKSDLKRIKQMVSQMH; encoded by the coding sequence ATGCCAAAGCAAAAAACACACCGCGCTTCAGCAAAACGTTTTAAGAGAACTGCTAATGGTGGTTTAAAGCGTCACCACGCATACACTGGACACCGTTTCCACGGTAAGACTAAGAAACAACGTCGTCATTTGAGAAAAGCTGCTATGGTTTCAAAGAGTGACTTAAAGCGCATCAAACAGATGGTTTCCCAAATGCATTAA
- the rplT gene encoding 50S ribosomal protein L20 yields the protein MPRTKGGTVTRKRRKKILKLAKGYRGSKHVQFKAASTQVFVSRKYAFRDRKQVKREFRKLWIARINAAARQNGLSYSKLMHGLKLAGVDMNRKMLADIAYNDEKAFAELAETAKKALAAA from the coding sequence ATGCCAAGAACTAAGGGTGGAACCGTAACACGTAAACGTCGTAAGAAGATTTTAAAATTAGCCAAGGGTTACCGTGGCTCAAAGCACGTACAATTTAAAGCAGCAAGTACTCAAGTATTTGTTTCACGTAAGTACGCATTCCGTGACCGTAAGCAAGTTAAGAGAGAATTCAGAAAGTTATGGATTGCTCGTATTAACGCTGCTGCAAGACAAAACGGTCTTTCATACAGCAAGTTAATGCACGGCTTAAAGCTTGCTGGTGTTGACATGAACCGTAAGATGTTAGCTGATATTGCTTACAACGATGAAAAGGCTTTTGCAGAATTAGCTGAAACTGCTAAGAAAGCTTTAGCAGCTGCTTAA
- a CDS encoding MmcQ protein, which produces MRLENTIFKQYQTDGQKLLKYGFGKQDSLYFYKKKFFNNFEAQITITPPNQVKGKVIDLDIEEEYMPIHSSQRGKFVDEVRSAYLALLKDIRQNCFNQVTIYPDGPQHYWLIPANPKYFDIMNAFNNVDNIIWKQSTKIKPNDIIFMYVGAPISAIIYQCQVLEVNLPYHEHNKYLKINHVMRIKKILSYPSDQYTFKKLANYNVKAIRGPRHVPDQLLKDLLKKRK; this is translated from the coding sequence ATGCGACTAGAAAACACGATTTTTAAACAATATCAAACAGATGGGCAAAAATTATTAAAATACGGCTTTGGAAAACAAGATTCACTCTATTTTTATAAGAAAAAATTCTTTAATAATTTTGAAGCTCAAATTACCATTACTCCACCTAATCAAGTTAAGGGTAAAGTAATTGATCTCGATATCGAAGAAGAATACATGCCAATTCATTCTAGTCAACGAGGTAAATTTGTCGATGAAGTGCGCTCTGCTTATCTCGCTCTCCTAAAAGATATTCGGCAAAATTGCTTTAACCAAGTCACAATTTATCCTGATGGCCCGCAGCATTACTGGCTTATCCCCGCTAATCCTAAGTACTTCGATATTATGAATGCCTTTAACAATGTCGATAATATTATTTGGAAGCAAAGCACCAAAATTAAGCCCAATGATATTATCTTTATGTATGTTGGTGCTCCTATTTCCGCTATCATTTACCAATGCCAAGTTCTCGAAGTTAATCTACCTTATCATGAACACAATAAATACCTCAAAATTAATCATGTCATGCGCATTAAAAAAATACTTTCATACCCCTCAGACCAATATACTTTCAAGAAGTTAGCTAACTATAATGTTAAAGCCATCCGCGGTCCCCGACATGTCCCTGACCAACTATTGAAAGATTTGCTAAAAAAACGTAAGTAA
- a CDS encoding YqeG family HAD IIIA-type phosphatase, giving the protein MLFRPRYTIDTIYNLDPNTLKKMGIKAVFSDLDNTLLAWNKADSANEMQKLNQRLKAAGIKLVVISNNNAQRIGKVLNPYGIDFIAKARKPLPVGINEELKKLGLKKDQVLMIGDQLITDIQAGNLAGVPTVLVKPLVQTDKWNTRINRFFEKGIYFFLNMKKPVTFGEKLK; this is encoded by the coding sequence ATGTTATTTAGACCTCGTTATACAATAGATACAATTTATAATTTAGATCCCAATACTTTAAAAAAGATGGGAATTAAAGCAGTTTTTAGTGATTTGGATAATACGTTACTTGCTTGGAATAAAGCTGATTCTGCTAACGAAATGCAGAAATTGAACCAGCGCTTAAAGGCAGCCGGAATTAAATTGGTCGTTATTTCTAATAATAATGCTCAAAGAATAGGTAAAGTTCTCAATCCTTATGGTATTGATTTTATTGCTAAAGCACGTAAACCTTTACCTGTCGGAATTAATGAGGAATTGAAAAAATTAGGCTTGAAAAAAGATCAGGTTCTAATGATCGGTGACCAGTTAATTACTGATATTCAAGCAGGGAATTTAGCTGGAGTACCAACAGTGCTAGTAAAACCATTAGTCCAAACAGATAAGTGGAATACACGTATTAATCGTTTTTTTGAAAAGGGAATCTATTTCTTTTTAAATATGAAAAAGCCAGTAACTTTTGGGGAGAAACTTAAATGA
- the yqeH gene encoding ribosome biogenesis GTPase YqeH, whose translation MSEELRCIGCGSILQDKDPKKSGYLPASALKKAMEEDNAEVYCQRCFRLRHYNEIMPVEENNDDFLALLNSISEKNALVVNVVDLFDFSNSLITSLKRFIGDNEYILVGNKVDLFPKNTKESKVKDWMRQEANRNGLYPEKIFLVSAAKKKNLDPLIDFIAKKGKDKDIYFVGTTNVGKSTLINAILSARSDLKELITTSKFPGTTLDEIKIPLDNGHYLIDTPGILSKKQLASHLTGKELEVVEPKKPLKPATYQLLPGQTIFLAGLGRFDYIDGPSAGFTIYVARDLYLHRTKTENADEFYQKHKDDLLLPPSKEDDLGPLKGQTFRPKQKSDILFGGVGFITVPKDVVVKAYTPDGIGLGIRRALI comes from the coding sequence ATGAGTGAAGAATTACGTTGTATTGGTTGTGGAAGTATTTTACAAGATAAAGATCCAAAAAAGTCGGGATATTTACCAGCTTCTGCACTAAAAAAAGCTATGGAAGAAGATAACGCGGAAGTATACTGCCAACGTTGTTTCCGTTTGCGTCACTATAATGAAATTATGCCAGTTGAAGAAAATAATGATGACTTTTTGGCTTTATTAAATTCTATTTCAGAAAAGAATGCCTTAGTAGTCAATGTTGTCGATTTATTTGATTTTAGTAATTCATTGATTACATCACTTAAACGTTTTATTGGGGATAATGAGTATATTTTAGTGGGTAATAAAGTAGACCTTTTCCCTAAGAATACTAAAGAGTCTAAGGTCAAGGACTGGATGCGCCAAGAAGCTAATCGTAATGGCTTGTATCCGGAAAAGATTTTCTTAGTGAGTGCTGCCAAGAAGAAAAATCTTGATCCTTTGATTGATTTTATTGCTAAAAAGGGTAAGGATAAGGATATTTACTTTGTAGGGACAACTAATGTTGGAAAATCTACTTTGATTAATGCAATTTTATCAGCACGTAGTGATTTGAAGGAATTAATTACCACTTCTAAATTCCCTGGAACTACTCTTGATGAAATTAAAATTCCACTAGATAATGGTCACTATTTAATTGATACACCCGGAATTTTAAGTAAGAAGCAATTAGCTAGTCACTTAACTGGGAAGGAATTAGAAGTAGTTGAACCGAAGAAGCCATTAAAGCCAGCTACTTATCAGTTGTTACCCGGCCAAACTATTTTCTTAGCAGGATTGGGTCGGTTTGATTATATTGATGGGCCGTCAGCAGGCTTTACGATTTATGTGGCACGCGATCTTTATTTGCACCGCACTAAGACGGAAAATGCAGATGAATTTTACCAAAAACATAAGGATGATCTGTTATTACCACCAAGTAAGGAAGATGATCTTGGACCACTCAAGGGCCAAACTTTTAGACCAAAGCAAAAAAGTGATATTTTGTTTGGTGGTGTTGGCTTCATTACCGTACCAAAAGATGTGGTAGTCAAAGCCTACACACCTGATGGAATTGGATTAGGAATTAGAAGAGCGTTGATTTAA
- a CDS encoding nicotinate-nucleotide adenylyltransferase has product MNCVVEEKTQIRFAPIATSAMKIGIMGGTFNPVHQAHLAMAEQVRKNLHLDEIWFIPDNVPPHKEVANQVSARDRVAMLELATHANQYFHVKLFEILRGGVSYTVDTLRYLKKRAPKNQYYLIMGTDQVNSFASWREPDEIARLATLVGVKRPNYQPDSAYPIVWVDAPQLAISSTLIRNTVAAGGSIRYLVPEAVRLYIDSRGLYRE; this is encoded by the coding sequence ATGAATTGCGTAGTGGAAGAAAAAACTCAAATTCGATTTGCTCCTATCGCTACGTCAGCGATGAAAATTGGAATTATGGGTGGAACTTTTAATCCCGTCCATCAAGCTCATTTAGCAATGGCTGAACAAGTTCGCAAGAACCTACATTTGGATGAGATTTGGTTTATTCCCGATAATGTTCCTCCGCACAAAGAAGTAGCAAATCAGGTTAGTGCTAGAGATCGCGTTGCTATGCTTGAACTTGCGACCCATGCTAATCAATATTTTCATGTTAAGTTGTTTGAGATTCTGCGTGGTGGCGTGTCTTATACCGTTGATACCTTGCGCTATTTAAAAAAGCGGGCACCCAAGAACCAGTACTACTTAATTATGGGGACTGACCAGGTTAATAGTTTCGCCAGTTGGCGTGAACCTGATGAAATTGCACGCTTAGCAACCTTAGTGGGAGTAAAGCGACCGAATTATCAGCCTGATTCAGCTTATCCAATTGTATGGGTTGATGCGCCCCAGCTTGCTATTTCTTCAACTTTAATCCGTAATACTGTAGCTGCTGGTGGATCAATTCGCTACTTAGTTCCCGAAGCAGTAAGATTGTATATTGATTCAAGAGGCTTATATCGTGAGTGA
- the yqeK gene encoding bis(5'-nucleosyl)-tetraphosphatase (symmetrical) YqeK → MSELNFKNTFSPLSSAELIAREKNNMDDKRFQHCIGVSETSRKLAELNHYDPDKAALAGFVHDYAKQVPNERFIEIIKNQGFDTDLLNYNRAIWHGIVGAYLVEKELKITDPEILTAIRRHTTADTEMTTLDKIVFVADFIEPHRDFPGVDEARKVAFADLDQGVGYELAHTLQFLVGNRQKIYPKTLDAYNVWAIKK, encoded by the coding sequence GTGAGTGAGCTTAATTTTAAAAATACCTTTTCACCGCTTAGTTCAGCTGAGCTAATTGCCCGTGAAAAAAATAATATGGATGATAAACGTTTTCAGCATTGTATTGGTGTGAGTGAAACCAGTCGTAAATTAGCTGAACTAAATCATTATGATCCTGATAAGGCGGCTTTGGCAGGGTTTGTTCATGATTATGCCAAGCAAGTGCCAAATGAAAGATTTATTGAAATTATCAAGAATCAAGGTTTTGATACCGACCTGCTTAACTATAACCGTGCCATCTGGCATGGAATTGTGGGGGCTTATTTGGTTGAAAAAGAGCTCAAAATTACAGATCCAGAAATTTTAACCGCCATTCGGCGTCATACAACTGCCGATACGGAAATGACTACTCTTGATAAAATTGTCTTTGTCGCAGATTTTATCGAACCACACCGTGATTTCCCTGGAGTAGACGAGGCCCGTAAGGTGGCTTTTGCTGACCTTGACCAAGGGGTAGGCTATGAATTAGCACATACCTTACAGTTTTTAGTAGGAAACCGGCAAAAAATTTATCCTAAGACCCTAGATGCGTATAATGTTTGGGCCATTAAGAAATAA
- the rsfS gene encoding ribosome silencing factor, with protein MEAKQLLDLTIEAIDERHGEDIEAYDMAGQSILADYYVITSAGSNRQLHAIVNAIVDKIHENGKEDYRIEGNRDSNWLLIDMGDVVVNVFTEDARDFYGLEKLWRNGKKLELDLDED; from the coding sequence TTGGAAGCAAAACAATTATTAGATTTAACTATTGAAGCAATTGATGAAAGACATGGAGAAGATATTGAAGCTTATGATATGGCCGGCCAAAGCATTTTAGCTGATTATTATGTCATCACCAGTGCTGGTTCTAACCGTCAATTACACGCCATTGTGAATGCAATTGTGGATAAGATCCACGAAAATGGTAAGGAAGATTACCGTATTGAAGGAAACCGTGATTCTAATTGGTTGTTAATTGATATGGGCGATGTTGTTGTGAACGTCTTTACTGAAGATGCACGTGATTTTTATGGTCTCGAAAAGTTATGGCGTAATGGTAAAAAGCTAGAACTTGATTTGGACGAAGACTAA
- a CDS encoding nucleotidyltransferase — MNTVGIIAEYNPLHSGHDFLMNQARLIAKNDPIIVVMSGNYVQRGQMAIMDKWHRAQAALQSGADLVFELPFSFAVQPADLFAQGGVEILSKLGVKNLVFGVEDANLNLDYLAKKISQIPQESLNFRDYTQTYATQYNQLVAREVGHEVNQPNLMLAIAYAVANLNLGHPMDLKPITRIGSGHDDPLITEKVISSATGIRNYVLEHQDQDLRMLKNFLPKSELAKLAEQKVYPNWNLLYEFLKYRLESSSVTELGKIYQMSEGLEYKMKEEIHEATNFTDFLRRIKSKRYTYARLRRLSLYTLLNVTDEAMQASKRDVSTMLLGYSERGRNYLKTLRKDGEIPIISKVDKRNSSQGTLGLQVKVDRFYEQIIGQDQNFGRRPLEVK, encoded by the coding sequence ATGAATACAGTAGGTATAATTGCTGAATACAATCCCTTGCATAGTGGCCATGATTTTTTAATGAATCAGGCGCGCCTGATTGCTAAAAATGACCCCATTATTGTAGTCATGTCGGGTAACTACGTCCAACGTGGCCAAATGGCGATTATGGATAAGTGGCATCGCGCTCAGGCAGCCTTGCAATCAGGAGCTGACCTGGTATTTGAATTACCATTTTCCTTTGCTGTGCAGCCAGCCGACCTTTTTGCCCAGGGTGGTGTTGAAATTTTAAGTAAACTTGGGGTTAAAAATTTGGTTTTTGGGGTAGAAGATGCTAACTTAAATCTGGACTACTTAGCTAAAAAAATTAGTCAAATTCCACAAGAAAGTTTAAATTTTCGTGATTACACCCAGACTTATGCTACCCAGTATAATCAACTGGTTGCGCGTGAAGTTGGGCATGAAGTTAATCAGCCTAACTTGATGTTGGCCATTGCCTATGCGGTGGCCAACTTAAATCTTGGTCATCCCATGGATTTAAAACCCATTACTCGGATTGGGAGTGGTCATGATGACCCCTTAATCACCGAAAAGGTTATTTCTTCGGCAACTGGAATTAGAAATTATGTTTTAGAACATCAAGATCAAGACCTAAGGATGCTAAAGAATTTTTTACCTAAGAGCGAATTGGCTAAATTAGCTGAGCAAAAAGTATATCCTAATTGGAACTTACTTTATGAATTTTTGAAGTACCGGCTGGAAAGTTCTTCAGTTACCGAACTTGGAAAAATTTATCAAATGAGCGAAGGTTTGGAATACAAGATGAAGGAAGAAATTCATGAAGCGACTAATTTTACTGACTTTTTGCGTAGAATTAAGTCTAAACGCTACACCTATGCTCGTTTGCGTCGTTTAAGTCTTTATACTTTATTAAATGTGACAGATGAAGCCATGCAAGCATCCAAAAGGGATGTGAGCACGATGCTTTTAGGTTATAGCGAACGGGGACGTAATTATTTAAAGACTTTACGTAAAGATGGTGAAATCCCGATTATTTCCAAAGTAGATAAGCGCAATAGCAGTCAGGGAACTCTAGGTTTACAAGTAAAAGTTGATCGCTTTTATGAACAGATTATTGGTCAAGATCAAAACTTTGGTCGTAGACCGCTTGAAGTTAAGTGA
- a CDS encoding YceD family protein produces MLEYSFSQIKNDRNPLVDIDEDISLRPPFFARSQGLLRKAKNVHVKGQFFYDEPFVTGNFTVTADVEVPSTRSLTPVAMHEEFNFTENYSEIKPTPEQLEDEETIIQVKDDKIDLQTAVEDNLLLNIPSVVLTKDEDENNIYPAGQGWKVVSEADHEKEAKEKVNPAFASLKQLLDKDDKN; encoded by the coding sequence ATGTTAGAATATTCTTTTTCACAAATTAAAAATGATCGTAATCCATTAGTTGACATAGATGAAGATATATCCTTGAGACCACCATTTTTTGCTAGAAGCCAAGGCTTATTACGTAAGGCTAAGAATGTTCATGTTAAGGGGCAATTCTTCTATGATGAACCATTTGTTACGGGTAATTTTACCGTTACTGCTGATGTTGAAGTTCCATCAACTAGAAGTTTAACTCCGGTAGCAATGCATGAAGAATTTAATTTTACTGAAAATTATAGTGAAATTAAGCCAACTCCTGAACAACTTGAAGACGAAGAAACTATTATTCAAGTTAAGGACGATAAGATTGATCTCCAAACTGCGGTTGAGGATAACTTGTTACTAAATATTCCTTCCGTAGTTTTGACTAAAGATGAAGACGAAAATAATATCTATCCTGCAGGTCAAGGTTGGAAAGTAGTGTCTGAGGCTGACCATGAGAAAGAAGCAAAAGAAAAGGTCAATCCTGCATTTGCTTCACTTAAGCAATTACTAGATAAAGATGATAAAAATTAA
- a CDS encoding response regulator transcription factor — protein sequence MSKILIIEDEKNLARFVELELQHEKYETTVESNGRKGLDAALNEDYDAILLDLMLPALNGLEIARRVRQEKTTPIIMMTARDSVIDRVSGLDHGADDYIVKPFAIEELLARLRAVLRRVQIEKKAMGETMGVQKVVHFNDLTIETANRIVHRGDKTVDLTKREYNLLMTLIENKNNVVTREQLLNKIWGPDSKIETNVVEVYVRYLRNKIDVPGQPSYIKTVRGTGYMVRTDENDEQNQNEEETE from the coding sequence ATGAGCAAGATTTTAATTATTGAAGATGAAAAGAACTTAGCAAGATTTGTTGAGTTGGAACTTCAACATGAAAAATACGAAACAACAGTTGAATCAAATGGGCGTAAGGGTCTTGATGCTGCATTAAATGAAGATTATGATGCGATTTTACTTGATTTAATGTTGCCAGCACTTAATGGTTTGGAAATTGCACGTCGCGTTCGCCAAGAAAAGACTACGCCAATTATTATGATGACTGCACGTGATTCAGTTATTGATCGAGTTTCTGGACTTGATCATGGTGCTGATGACTATATTGTTAAGCCTTTTGCCATTGAAGAATTGTTGGCACGTTTGCGCGCCGTTTTGCGTCGTGTCCAAATCGAAAAGAAGGCAATGGGAGAGACAATGGGTGTGCAAAAGGTTGTGCACTTTAATGATTTAACGATTGAAACTGCTAATCGTATCGTTCACCGTGGTGATAAAACCGTTGACTTAACTAAGCGTGAATACAACTTATTAATGACCTTAATTGAAAATAAAAATAATGTTGTAACACGTGAACAATTACTTAATAAAATTTGGGGACCAGATTCAAAAATTGAAACTAATGTGGTGGAAGTTTATGTACGTTACTTACGTAATAAGATTGATGTTCCCGGCCAACCTTCATATATCAAAACTGTTCGTGGTACCGGATATATGGTAAGAACGGATGAAAATGATGAACAAAACCAAAATGAAGAAGAAACCGAATAA
- a CDS encoding HAMP domain-containing sensor histidine kinase — protein sequence MKMMNKTKMKKKPNKNKKETKQASLTFKWVSAVAAVITVSFVIFSIIIYSVVKRQLVEQEARLTSNVVQTFNNRLDNIPDTLEISNVVPRLSPNTGRLLAGKASNDNDDSRQVFNDDVLASLANREMRVTIFDPTGSVVFSNGNSDSSMKMPKISKNGQQTIINKDHQLHLVAAQPIHSEINNKLIGYIVVDNSLSRLNDVLHSLRLWMTTISIVGIILFSLFAFLIVNNVVKPIKQMSKISRAVNNDPNSQDRMPVTRRHDELGELIQNFNQMLDRMQAYIQQQKQFVGDVSHELRTPVAVVQGHLNLLERWGKDDPEVLEESIQASLQEINRMKHLIQEMLDLTRAEQIDVQFPNEVTNVNEVLSRTINDMRMIHQDFVITYNDALKPNTMIKMYRNHLEQVLIILMDNAMKYSTDRKELIVDASTEKDKVEIIVQDFGEGISHEEQKKIFNRFYRVDKARTREKGGNGLGLSIAQKLVESYHGKISVISELGSGSKFKLEFPLLKDEKN from the coding sequence ATGAAAATGATGAACAAAACCAAAATGAAGAAGAAACCGAATAAGAATAAGAAAGAGACCAAGCAAGCATCATTAACTTTTAAGTGGGTTAGTGCTGTTGCAGCTGTAATAACGGTCTCTTTTGTCATTTTTTCCATCATTATTTATTCAGTAGTCAAACGGCAATTAGTTGAACAAGAAGCACGATTAACAAGTAATGTCGTCCAAACCTTTAATAATCGTTTAGATAACATTCCTGATACATTAGAAATTTCAAATGTTGTACCGCGCCTTTCCCCTAATACGGGACGATTACTTGCAGGTAAAGCAAGTAACGACAATGACGATTCTCGTCAGGTCTTTAATGATGATGTCCTAGCTTCACTAGCTAACCGGGAAATGAGGGTGACAATTTTTGACCCGACTGGATCCGTGGTATTTTCAAATGGTAATAGTGATAGTTCAATGAAGATGCCTAAGATTTCTAAAAATGGCCAACAAACTATTATTAATAAAGATCACCAACTTCATCTGGTAGCTGCTCAACCAATTCATTCAGAGATAAATAATAAGCTAATTGGTTATATAGTAGTGGATAACTCGCTCTCACGCTTGAATGATGTCCTGCATTCACTGCGACTTTGGATGACAACCATTTCAATCGTAGGAATTATCTTGTTCAGTTTATTTGCTTTCTTGATAGTAAATAATGTAGTTAAGCCGATAAAACAAATGTCTAAGATTTCAAGGGCAGTTAATAATGATCCTAATAGTCAAGATCGAATGCCAGTAACGCGGCGCCATGATGAATTAGGTGAATTGATTCAAAACTTTAACCAAATGTTAGACCGGATGCAAGCCTATATTCAGCAGCAAAAGCAGTTTGTTGGCGATGTGTCGCATGAGTTGCGGACGCCGGTAGCAGTTGTACAAGGACATCTTAACTTGCTTGAACGGTGGGGAAAAGATGATCCTGAAGTACTTGAAGAATCAATTCAAGCTTCCTTGCAAGAAATAAACCGGATGAAACACTTGATTCAGGAAATGCTTGATTTGACTCGGGCAGAACAAATTGACGTGCAGTTCCCTAATGAAGTTACTAACGTTAATGAGGTTCTTAGCCGCACAATTAATGATATGCGAATGATTCACCAAGATTTCGTGATTACTTATAATGATGCCTTAAAGCCAAATACGATGATCAAGATGTATCGCAATCACTTAGAACAAGTCTTAATTATTTTGATGGATAATGCGATGAAGTATTCGACTGATCGGAAGGAATTAATTGTGGATGCTTCAACGGAAAAAGATAAGGTTGAGATCATTGTGCAAGACTTTGGAGAAGGTATTTCTCATGAAGAACAAAAGAAGATCTTCAATCGCTTCTATCGGGTTGATAAGGCTCGCACTCGTGAAAAGGGTGGTAATGGTTTGGGACTTTCAATTGCGCAAAAGCTTGTTGAAAGCTATCATGGTAAAATCAGTGTGATTTCCGAATTAGGTTCAGGCAGTAAGTTTAAACTTGAATTTCCACTTTTAAAAGATGAGAAAAATTAA
- a CDS encoding lipase family protein: MAVAPINKKGQVDYSHITVAYAGTNMFDINDLGADGNNIIKGKKYKNSQFDTAYGYAKNIKKKFTKTKSNHKGAYNPKLSFTGHSLGGSLALTIGVKMKAPAVTFNGPVPANQMSKKEIKFLQTHPTMYQNYLNSSDFIGNYNNTYGLNEVMGDFQHIYNNDQILSHLLIMNNLLSKDIDVDKTFHSLISSPLSIFFGNPYAYLKNGKKINNPLSPYSMIISNHGVESWFNDKNIIRNANIKINVPKNQSTFENTSYQIDEALNNHLVAIVRQFGGAGTGNEGEIYLDSLSALAVKDAIQEHAQAGIKAIKQEKQQTSRSLKNNWTETHEAATAVGQALTASEIAEALATVKADENSIYNNLEEKLASKIKGISQLSQDFDDFSAKMTERINKRIGDDGELARNFGL, from the coding sequence ATGGCAGTGGCTCCAATAAATAAAAAGGGACAAGTAGATTATAGTCATATTACTGTAGCATACGCAGGTACAAATATGTTTGACATAAACGATCTGGGTGCAGATGGGAACAATATCATCAAAGGAAAGAAGTATAAAAATAGCCAATTCGATACCGCTTATGGCTATGCCAAAAATATCAAAAAGAAATTTACCAAAACTAAATCCAATCATAAGGGTGCCTATAATCCTAAGTTGAGTTTTACAGGACATTCGCTTGGAGGCTCTTTAGCTTTAACTATTGGAGTAAAAATGAAAGCTCCAGCAGTTACCTTCAATGGACCGGTTCCGGCTAATCAAATGTCAAAAAAAGAAATAAAGTTCCTTCAAACTCATCCTACAATGTATCAAAATTATTTGAATAGCTCGGATTTTATTGGAAATTACAATAATACTTATGGATTAAATGAAGTTATGGGAGATTTCCAACATATTTATAATAATGATCAAATATTATCACATCTTTTGATTATGAATAATTTGCTGTCTAAAGACATTGATGTAGATAAAACTTTTCATTCTTTAATTTCTTCACCTTTAAGTATCTTTTTTGGAAATCCTTATGCTTATTTAAAAAATGGGAAAAAGATAAATAATCCTCTTTCTCCGTATTCAATGATTATTTCTAATCATGGAGTAGAATCATGGTTTAATGACAAAAATATCATTAGAAATGCCAATATCAAAATTAATGTTCCTAAAAATCAATCAACTTTTGAAAATACAAGTTATCAAATTGATGAAGCCTTAAATAATCATCTTGTTGCAATTGTTCGTCAATTTGGTGGTGCAGGAACAGGAAATGAAGGAGAAATATATTTAGATTCTTTAAGTGCTCTTGCAGTTAAGGATGCCATTCAGGAACATGCCCAAGCTGGAATTAAAGCAATTAAACAAGAAAAGCAACAAACTAGTCGCTCTCTTAAAAATAATTGGACTGAAACCCATGAAGCCGCAACTGCTGTTGGTCAAGCCTTGACTGCAAGTGAAATTGCTGAAGCTCTAGCCACAGTAAAAGCAGACGAAAATAGTATTTACAATAATCTGGAAGAAAAGTTAGCAAGTAAAATTAAAGGAATTTCCCAATTATCACAAGATTTTGATGATTTTAGTGCAAAAATGACGGAGCGAATTAATAAACGAATTGGCGATGATGGAGAATTAGCAAGGAACTTTGGACTATGA